The genomic window CATCTGCccccttatttaaaaaacttgGTTAGATGACAGTAGAAAACAGAATCAAATACCACAAATATTTATTGCTATTTAAATGTATGCGGAAAGAAGCACCACAGTACCTAATTCAAAAGTTTCAACTTATATCTGTAAATAATCCTTATGCTTTAAGGGGTGTTACTCAAGGTAATTTGATAGTTCCAAAGCCAAAAACTGAactgtttaaaaaatcttttggTTATTCTGGATCAGTTTTATGGAACGGACTACCTTATGAAATGCGTAAAGTGCAAAACActtattcttttaaacaaattataaaacaatacttgAGACAGTCCCAATATTCAGTCTGAAATGATTGCAACTATTACTCTTAGAATGtatgattttaatgatttgtatattctaggtctatttactacatgcgatatgaaactgttttatatcttttaatcatggtacatgtacattgaactatTATGTCTATACAATTGTGTTTATATGTTGTATGTTTgctttttttctcttattattatcattttgtttttacttgtattgcatacatgtatatgagggcctcagggaagattagtgattgtaactaactgtgtttaccctctttaaataaagaatttattattattatattattattattacaacaCAAACAcaccacattttatttttatcttgtcATAACTAATCTAGAAAAAATACAATGATAATGATTTCTTGATCATGAACATAATACTATTATTACAGATTGGAGGGTTATCCTACATACCTGATGCTGTTGTTTGCTGGAGGTTTACAATATCCTGTAAGTAACACAATAAAGTATAATACCAGGGTTCTTGTATATAAATCTGAACTCCCTGTTAGATCTTATATATTGCATTTTGGTAATATACTGCTTTGAAATACTtcataattgaaaatttcatgaaataaacaatgttgAAATATCTGGCAAATgataaatttttcattatttccTTTTCATAGTTTTaatttaaacctggttttaaacaatagatatttatcaattGAAGTTTTTCCAATGCTAATTATTGTATCCGTCTATTCTGCTATTTTCCACTGGCAGTCTAAATTGCCTTCACTGTGTTTTGGGTCCTACTCTTTGTGGATCATATTTTGTAGATACTGTCAGTCCATTCACCATAAGTAGCCCTggaatgatgatttttttttacccaattttgcaCTTTTGGCAAAAACTTTAGTATGgcaagtttaaaaaatataaatgatctgcaaaaatgagaattttagtcataaattatATTCTTATCTATAATTTTGTAGATAGGTCCATGTTAAAATAAGGTCAGGTCAGTTACAAAGGCTCTAAAGAACCTCTAGTTACgattttgatataaaatgaaGTAGGGTGATGTTCttgtttatatatgtttatgtcCTATCTGtttgtattttgtatgtttaCTTTTATCTTCTCTCAGAAAACATGTGCTGCAGCTGGATGGATATGGATCGCAGGAAAAGTGGCTTATGCATATGGTTACTATAGTGATGGtaggttctatttttagattatgTTATAGGTACATTTTGTACTTGCCACCTTCATAATCTATATAGGAGACCAAACTTGGTAGAACTTGTGTCTTTTTTAAATGCTATTTAATTATATGTCGCTGACTTGTGTATTGTTCTCTGTTCAGATAAAGTCCTCTGTTTGGAGAAATTAGGAAGAACTACAGAATAGAAAGCTGGAATGTCAccttaaatgattttttatatgCTCTAAACCTGCCATCTAAAGATATgttggaaatttttttttttctgattctgTTTTTCTAatttactgaaaattcagaaattattgtgaggtttttattattggaaTTATGCGACAATAATAAGAACTCCCATTTTGATACCCGATACATATATCTGTTTGATGGTTTTCCTTTAATCACAATGATAAATCTcgtttttgtcctttttaaagaaatcacaataatcatgattatttctgaatttacaatgaaCTGAACTTgcttttaatttttaagaaataattaaatacctgataaaaaatgatgaaattgatttaaaacataaatgttttgttctgtaGATTTAAAGAAAAGACGGTATGGAACGTTCGGTTATATTGGTTTGTTAACTATGTTGGGTTGTACCATTGGATTTGGTGTTCGTCAATTAGGCTGGTTGCCAAGACATTGTCACTAGAGATCAAGGTAAATAAATATCTGAATTACAAAATCAACTTTATtatgttttcgttttttataCCACTTCACAAATATAATAAGGTATATATGATGGCCTGTCTGTGTATcctttaagtattttttttaagtaaatgcTCATCTTCAATGTATTTTTACCTCTAAAGTAATGCGAGAACtttttctttaatagtgaacaaaCCTCAGGTAACCAATGaaatttttttgtattctttttttttctacgaTTTAAAATTACCTACAAAGAAGTACCATCTTTCATGCCATATTCACATCTGTAGATGAAGGCAAATATTTTAGTTCCACTTGTCATGAAATTATTTGTAGACATTTTTCTAAGAAGCTATTTGTCACCAAATCATTAGTGATGTTCCATTTATCAATTATGTGTGTACATTGGATTTGCAGATTGTTATGTTCAGATTCTTTAGAACAACTCTGCGATGTTTAATTAAGATCAAAACAATTTGAGATCCCTAAAAACCATTAATCTTTTTGTTATTGTGTACATTCTATTGATAAACTCTGCTATGTTTATTTAAGgtcacggttttttaatttgttggtttacagattttccccatgaaaaagtcgggtggGTAGGtcgggaaattaaaaaaaaaaaaatcatcttttcaagacaaaatcaatattaaaaatcaagacagaaaaatatgcaaaatcaatatatttcaCTTTTCTAACAATATGTCTGttatgctattttatcatcatttcttaaattttagttcaatgaaatattattgcGCAGCTTttataaacatcgcatgacatttctaataatttacagtaaaaaaaagggggtacaTGGACAAAGACgtaattaaatcgtcatttcagaaacaagaaaaatagattcgcgtagctcttaatcaattccagaaaacttggcgAATAATGTTCTTCAaacacgaaaactgataaagaaaaaaatgtaaaaacgtcgtacgaaaataaatTTCAGCACAGGTGTCAAACacctaatagactcgtccactgggttaatctgttgtctcgcattactgttttttatccaaatggacaatattttttttattatctatgaaacaagaaaattccaaatgatttgttaatatttagTACTTTAACTTGATGCCTTcaccctgtccacatttggacaagtctattttaATGAGAtaatgcatcttacggactgatgacaaataagggaaatgaacttattgtgtaatttgtttaaacacaagtttcattccgcaaaattatttgagcaaacaacatttcaaggtcagttataattgatttgtctatttttagaaacttaaactggaagttttattttttcacaacagaaagtgttatcaattttgttagtgattaatgcatttcatttcataaaaaaaaagtatattaattatttttcagggattctgcatttgttagggtcagtgggaataaaaaagcatgaaaagtcaattttatttttgggGAAAGACAGCTTCAAGCCTTCAATCCCttatggggttgaccagagtgacattccctcacgtcattcattttgtttgtatagtgtggaaaaccccccatCAAATCTTACTGAGATTGGTGAGAAGGAGACACACAAATGAATAGATTGagtttaaacacttttttacacatttccctacTGTTTCTGGCGAAATTATCATatcttgagctctcctttacactatttacgtttcttttacaatccggaaaagtcagtatgacgagatattttaaatatatccaacctacattatatttaaaagtgacgtcattgttggaatgccacactacgcagaagcagggatatccaTAATCCTTCACTGgctatttaaatcattctcagagaTGGTGCACTAATAAAAATTgctatttgttaaatttaaacataattatgtttgctgttGATGATTCAAACaggcaatactttaatttgtaggtcaacaactttcaaaataaacaaagatcgtGGGTATACATgagagattggggagagaaacgaatttattcataatttctgtatatttctgtttgagaatcttcctccaattcaggagcacctcaattgatgagtaattatccactaaaatgaaagttaaagtatctgaacacttaaaatgtaacatttagtatatgattagtagtctttcattaaaaataaattttgtgtaccaacataatcattgtaatggtaaaaaaaaattaaattaaaaatgttgcattttgtagttttaaTAAACCTatatattcatgaaatttacgaatatttcaaaatgaaggattatattgttttttattaggaCCTGTATCcttgtgatgagagttgtaactgggaactttatcaatagAAATTTAAagctgaatagatttttcagtcctaactttcttaagaaaatttaaaaatcttaCAGTACTGgctcaaaaaatggaaaatgaccatagcctgcagttcagtggtacacatttaagatttcaaaaaatagtGCAGTTGtttttaaatgacagaattcagttgaattttagataatttactatcaactttaattgaatgtttagatgtagaagatgcagatctcttccatggtccaaattgaatcctaaactaaagaaatgaaattacattaaacaacaattgatttcaatattgtcaacctttctacatgttctagctgttcttttttcattctttatatgaagactattaaaagatacccaccccccccccccccccccaaaaaaaaaaattaattaaaacaagggccttctttcccctcagagctattcagctctttgattattctAGAAATCgacaaaatcgggtcggcggatctgtaaactaacaatttaaaaaatcctggcctaagataaaaaaaaaatggagataCCAAGATAATcattaatctttattttattgtatacTTTCAGGTTTGATTGTTTTACTGATATTGAAGAATCAAGAGAGATATTTAACAAgaacaatcaaattatttacaaatCTATTTATATATCACTGTAAATATCATACTTTCACTTTAATACTGACCCCATGTGCAAGCACAACTGATGACATTTGTTTCTTCTAGAGCTTTAAATTTGGTTGACTGGGAAATTGCCAATTCTGTTAGGAATTGTTCaatttatatgacaaaaaattattttatagattCAAAAGCTGGATTAATGACATGTCAAAGTTACATCATGGCTTTTATACAACATTTGATGTTTTGAGTTGTGAACACTGATATTATGGTTATTTTGGATTAGGTTAAAATCTGTTAATGCATATGATCTTTTATAGATATGTATTTTGTATCATATAAGACATTAGGTTTGATAGGATTTATCATTttgagtttattattattaatttagaTATTTTTCAACAGAAGGCAAAATATTTGAAACAGAATTTATGGTTTTCTTTTTAAACGAAGCTGGATAGTTTAGTATATTTATTGATTAGCATTTTTATGGGAAATGTGCAAAAAACTTAGGTGAAGCCTTGAAGTTGAATTGATATGTTTCAGTGAGTTTCAGTATAATtgcaagacattttttttattgtatttcatttttgatagtaagactattttttttttgtaaaactgtGTTATCTCTATTTTTTAGTGCCATTCTTTTTGAAGATATATACATCttatgaattttgttttattaagtagAAAATAAATGTAGCAAAGTTTTTATCTGTTTTTTGTATAGAGTATTGGATCAAGTAATGGGCTATTCCATTAACATGTATGTGGGAGGGCAGGAAGGGACTTTCAAAATATCTATACAACCAAGAAccatttttagataattttgcataatgCTAATAGACGCtgatgaaaaaaaacccacattcaATATTTAAACTTGTTTCCTGCCCTCTCACAtaaattttaatggaatagccctaaatATCTACAGAATATAtctattaaatatgaacacattTAGATGTATACAATCTGActacaatacaataacaacatttgAATATCTACTTCACAGTAATAAACACCCTGACAGTATTTCTGGTAAACAATATagttaaaatacaattaaaaaaagaattaaaccaacaataaaaacaaataaaataccaaaCTCCTAGGTTAATTCAAAAAGGGGAAGTTCATACAAAACTATACGAATGGAACAATAAAAATAGGTTATTCTTTATTAGATTTCCTGCACTGCATCTGTGCGATGACTGTTTCTCTGATTTTTAAACACACATTTACAAAAGaggaataacaaaaaaatatgttcctTTAAGCAGGTAATCTGGTTCAATTTTTgcaagacataggtatgctgtttctggaGTCTGCAGCATGGTCTTAAAAGTGTATTAGGTCAGGTAAGTGGGAAGCTCAATGTTATATATGTGGTATTCAATTGTCTAACAATTTGCATatatcatttccatggagattatttggccctgccccctcagccatggtctattgactttaaaacttttctcagataacatgttttattttgtggttgggtcagtttaaggggaactacaagtggtaggccaatgttgaTTGATTTGCAGTTGAATAAGCATTAGCACACCACATTTCCCTGGAAAATATTTGCCCCTGCCCCCATCGTCATAGTCTATGGACTGAAACTTTGCtttgtttacatgttttaatttgtGATTAGACTAGTTTTATGTGAACTGCTAATGCTAAGTCAGTGATATTTGGTATAGCCAATGTAATGGCATTTGCTTCTCAAGTATCCTCTGAAATTATAAAGGTCCACCCTCTCATCATTGTTCATTGGATTTGGAAGTTTTGCATAGTTTTCAAGTaaatgtttgtgtttaggtttgtgcAATGAACAATTCATTAGAAGATGTTCCTGCCAATTggacaacttttcacaagagatcaaatgacacagaaattaataactataggtcacaatacagccttcagcaatgagcaaaacacataacATATAGTCAGTTACAAAAGACCCAGAAATGATTCGTGTAAAtcaatacaaacgagaaaaacaGCCTTATTAAtgtacagaaaatgaacaaaaaacgaCTATGTAACACCACATCAAcagtggcgggtttaaacatgttagcgggacccTAATCCTACCCataccctgggacagtggtgtaatagtacaaattAGGAACAAACTATaaacatcagttgaaaaaggcttaactcatccgATGGATACAGATAGAAATACATCTagcaaaaacacagagtggaagTGGCCTCAGACACCTGtatattccaacaacaaaaagatatTTAGAGATCTGGGAGTACTTGCAGTTACCGACAgcaagttcaaagccactaacaattgataaaaaaatcatacatcttAAACCTAATATCCAATTTattaagtgtaaagacgtcataaacagtcagagagaaaaaaaatgactgcAATGTCAAGATACagttatcgacagattgtagatctatGAATGTGCATATGCTTATAACAATAGTAtctataaatataagaagatgtggtatgagtcagCTGTGCGTctagtttaattttgataaacaaaaatcatattgaaatatctaattacagtgttgaattggtgaCCTCTACAAGTACAATCGAACTTCAAAACTAAATCTTTAATCTATGAAAGAATTCAATAAAGTATTTGTAATGAAACCATGGCAtaataattagggccccgccaaaggcttatcgccctatagtgatcagtctgtccgtccgtccgtccgtaacactttgtgtccgctccatatctagagaaccattatgatttcatactttatactttacatgtttattaaccaccaccagagggcgtgtcatgatgtatgtacaacttcctaggtcaaaggtcaaggtcaaaaaaactttggtttcagttgacaaccctgtgtcctgtggtgaagatcgtgtccgctctatatcttgagaaccgttatgatttcaaagtttatacttgacatgtatatgaaccaacaccagagggtgtgtcataatttatgaacgactgcctagggcaaagttcaaggtcaaaaactttggtttcagttgacaaccccatgtcctatggtaaagattgtgtccgctctatatcttgagaaccattatcattttaaagtttatacctgaaatgtatataaaccaatatcagagggttatcataatttatgtacaacttcctaggtgaaaggtcaaggtcaaaaactttggtttcagttgacaaccccatgtcctatggtaaagatcgtgtccgctctatatcttgagaaccgttatcatttcaaagtttatacttgacatgtatataaaccaacaccaaagggtgtgtcataatttatgtgcaacttcctaggtcaaaaactttggtttcagttgacaaccccatgtcctatggtaaagatcgtgtccgctctatatcttgagaaccgttatcatttcaaagtttatacttgacatgtatataaaccaacaccaaagggtgtgtcataattcatgtgcaacttcctaggtcaaaaactttggtttcagttgacaaccccatgtcctatggtaaagatcgtgtccgctctatatcttgagaaccgttatcatttcaaagtttatacttgacatgtttataaaccaacaccaaagggtgtgtcataatttatttacaacttcctaggtcaaaggtcaaggtcaaaaacttttatttcagttgacaaacccatgtcctatggtaaagatacaatattttaatgcacattattcacagcggggcccacagagatagctcccatctcaatgatatctagtttacATAATTACTTATTTGTTCAAATTTATTTGTGACTGATGACAAATTGAGGTCAATTtcgatattgacgattttcatttTGTTGAACACGAGTTATGGTGCTTAATAGATtggaaaattaaattaaaattaaaaataggaCAAGCTAACACGACACAGTTACTGTGTCAAGTCAAATAAGCATGAAAATGCCATACATGAAAAAACGTCAATTTCATTTATAATAGCCAACAATTATATTTAACGAAAACTCTGTTTACTGTAAATTGACAGcccatttttttaattccattGCTCAATATTATAAATTGTGTACACGTTGTGTATTATAACAATGAGTCCACTTCATTTAATCAAAAATGATAGGCTGGTAGATTTGACAGTAATTTGACAATTCCTGAATTACAAATAACCAGTGGATCACACCTCTGTTCACTCATTTTATTTCAGATTGAAAGCGTTCACTCAacgaaaaaagaatatatataggCATAAAGAGGACTATTAAACATATTATTAGTTCTGTAATTCATGAACTACCCATCGGCATGCATGTCATGCTTATTTTGCAGACCGATCTAGATTTAATTTTATACAACATAGACCACTTACCCGTCTTCGCAAAAGACCAGGTTTTCTTTCAGTTAGAACAATTTATTACCACGCATAAAGAAAATAGGAAAGGTAAATTGAGTTGCTGTGGTATTCTAAGCAATTAACCTAAGTAACAGTAATAAGATAATATTTTAacatcatttttaaaatcaagaaaaataataTTCTCCTCTCATTAAATTTATGAATTGCGGTTATCGTCATAGACATACGTTGGTTTAATTGCTCTATTGGATATATccacatttaacatgtttaaaaggtCGTTCTATAAATAACTCATGAGGTGAGTGTACAATAATAACATCGACAATTTAACgttaacatatatttgttttattttagtttgtgtatatatatgttacttatatatgttatatgtgCTCTCGTCCAATGGAATTGTAGGATTTGGTGTTTCTTAATTGTGAAGAATGAATGAAATCGTGTTCTTAGTAAAGGACTAACCTTTTGTTTAGGCCTTTTTACAGCTCACACCAAATAGTTTATATGAATGAGTTACAAATGCCACAAAGCATGAATCCTGACtaaattttgaaacaaacaaTTAAATCGAATTAAGATGAAGTTTTAACGTTATTTGAGAatattaaggttcatgtggaccctatggctaaaatggccgtattttcacctcaaaatttactctgagtacaggcaaacctgtgcatctggaaaagttttaaggcatagcatgccctagataaatagaattcaaatgcattgtatgatttagaaaattcacaacttaactggattttgccgtacactttttttcgtccctgcagaagatgataaaattaacaaacagttgagtttaccttgatatggtcctcTCAGGTACACAGTTCAaatcaccaattattgtcaggtatctattgtccatttatTGTTCATGTCAATTaatacagctcacttcaattattacctgtggggaagttctcaaacctgtttcccaacttagtttattttggcaccttctggaggaatgaaaaaaagtgcacggcaaaatcctggtaagtttttatttttctaaaacataaaacatgtttgaaatttatttatctagggcatgctatgcctgaaattttttatagatgcgcaggtttgtctgtatccagagtaaattttgaggtgaaaatacagccattttagccatagggtctaCATGAACCTTAATAACTtaaaatttatactaaaacaagacaattttttaaacaatgcaaaacaaaaaaagtttgaaaagtaTATTAATCTTTTTAGCTAAATATACTATTATAAAATCTCAGATCATTGGAAAAAAGGAAATTGGCTATAC from Mytilus galloprovincialis chromosome 5, xbMytGall1.hap1.1, whole genome shotgun sequence includes these protein-coding regions:
- the LOC143076208 gene encoding glutathione S-transferase 3, mitochondrial-like isoform X1 — encoded protein: MTVVSKIPQEYGYVVLTGVGSTFLIYWMTYKVVAARKKYKVEYPTLYSPDNEKFNCVQRVHQNTLEGYPTYLMLLFAGGLQYPKTCAAAGWIWIAGKVAYAYGYYSDDLKKRRYGTFGYIGLLTMLGCTIGFGVRQLGWLPRHCH
- the LOC143076208 gene encoding glutathione S-transferase 3, mitochondrial-like isoform X2 — translated: MIVVSKLPKEYGYVVLTGVASTFLLQWMTYKVIVARKKYKIWYPTLYSPDNEKFNCVQRVHQNTLEGYPTYLMLLFAGGLQYPKTCAAAGWIWIAGKVAYAYGYYSDDLKKRRYGTFGYIGLLTMLGCTIGFGVRQLGWLPRHCH